cagtgcatatttgtaaacaacagctggtgcacgaaatataaggaagtctctagattttgctcgcctgaagtagagtatcttatgataaactgtagaccacactatttgccaagagagttttcatctaaacttttcgtggctgtttatttaccaccacagacggatgcactaagaccgcactcagtcagctgtataaggaaataagcaaacaggaaaccgctcacccagaggcggcgctcatagcggccggagactttaatgcagggaaacttaaatcagttttacctaatctctatcaacatcttaaatgcgcaaccagaggggaagaaatctagatcacctgtactccacactcaaagctctcccttgccctacATTTGGGGAagctgaccacaattctatcctcctgattcctgattacaagcaaaaattaaagcaggaagcaccagtgactcggtctataaaaaagtggtcagatgaagcagatgctaaactacagaactgttttgcatTCACAGACTGgacatgttccaggattcttccaatgacattgaggagtacacctcatcagtcactggctttatcaataagtgcatcgaggacgtcgttcccacagtgacttacaaaccccaaccagaagccatggattacaggcaacattcgcactgagctaaagggtggagctgccgctttcaaggtgcgggacgctaacccggaagcttataagaaatcctgctatgccctccgacgaaccatcaaacaggcaaagcgccaatacagggctaagattgaatcatactacaccggctccgacgctcatcttatgtggcagggcttgcaaactattacagactacaaagggaaacacagccacgagctgcccagtgacacgagcctaccagacgagctaaatctaaatctcttctatgctcgcttcgaggcaagcaacactgaggcatgcatgagagcatcagctgttccggacgactgtgtgatcccgctctccgtagccgacgtgagtaagaccttcaaacaggtccatatacacaaggctgcggggccagacggattaccaggacatgtgctccgggcatgtgctgaccaactggcaggtgtcttcactgacattttcaacatatccctgattgagtctgtaataccctgtgcccaagaacacaaaggcaacctgcctaaatgactacagacccgtagcactcacgtcggtagccatgaagtgctttgaaaggctggtaatggctcacatcaacaccattatcccagaaaccctagacccactccagtttgcatactgcccaaacagatccacagatgatgcaatctctattgcaccccacactgccctttcccacctggacaaaaggaacacctatgtgagaatgctattcattgactacagctcagcattcaacaccatagtaccctcattgctaatcactaagctaagaatcCTCGGACtagacacctccctctgcaactggatcctggacttcctgacgggccgcccccaggtggtgagggtaggtagcaacacatccgccacgctcaTCCTCAATACTGGAGCTCTCCAGGGGTGCGTACTCAGTCCAtcgctgtactccctgttcacgcacgactgcgtggccaggcacgactccaacaccatcattaagtttgcagacgacacaacagtggtaggcctgatcacattGTGTTCTATCTATCCTTACCATAGAGATAGCAATATAAAACATTGTGTTCTATCTATCAATACCATAGAGATAGCAATATAAAACATTGTGTTCTATCTATCATTACCATAGAGATAGCAATATAAAACATTGTGTTCTATCTATCCTTACCATAGAGATAGCAACATAAAACATTGTGTTCTATCTATCCTTACCATAGAGATAGCAACATAAAACATTGTGTTCTATCTATCCTTACCATAGAGATAGCAACATAAAACATTGTGTTCTATCTATCCTTACCATAGAGATAGCAATATAAAACATTGTGTTCTATTTCACTCTGTGGTCCttactttttttcttcttcttgtgtGAGTCCTGCAGAGGTTAACTGGCTCCTTCTGTAGCTGCTGCAGCTGCTGCTCATCGCCCTCCTCAGGTATCAGATTGTACTGCAGCCAGGGACCGAAAacagtcgagagagagagagagagagagagagagaatttggtcCCAACTTTTGTGagtataatgtttactgtttactgttcaatttttgattgtttatttcacttttgtttatctatttcacttgctttgacaatgtaaatatatgtttcccatgtcaataaagccctttgaattgaattgaattgtgagagagagactacatTAGGGTGGACAACATGGGGTCACAGTGTGTGTAGGTGAAGTAGGTGTCTGTGCTGCTAACAGTATAGcttgaatgaattgtgaataataattagtgagaaagttagaagcacaaatatcataccgCCAAGGCGTCGCACCattacccccaagacatgctaacctctcaccattacaataacaggggaggttagcatttttggggggtaggatatttgtgcgtctaactttctgactcatcattattcacgattaattcaggactatccgtaatcatagtagcatccactttaatgtagaagtgtttagaaacatattctactcttatttacaataaaaatgactccaaaatgacacaatatattatttagcgttaatttctattgggcacaaaataatctgaaacacaaccaaaacaaacagcaaatacaTCCAACAAGTTGGTAGAgccacaagcttgatgtagtcattgtgtgctggGAATATGGGAAAAAAATACTAAAGTTTTgattactttaatacacatataagtgaattgtcccaatacttttggtccccttaaatgtgctgtggtttctaaacggttcacccgatatggatgaaattACCCTGAAATGAAAGATGAcattctgcactttaacctcatagtcattctgcactttaacctcatagtcattctgcactttaacctcatagtcattctgcactttaacctcatagtcattctGCACTTTAACCTTATAGTCATTCTGCACTTTAACCTTATAGTcattctgcactttaacctcatagtcattctGCACTTTAACCTTATAGTcattctgcactttaacctcatagtcattctgcactttaacctcatagtcattgtatcatttcaaggtgctggagtacagagccaaaacaacaacaaatgtgtcaaTACTGTCAAAAATCTATGTTTATATGTCACATTCACAGGATACAGCACGttacagagaagagagggagagagatagagagacagtgagggagagagatagagagatagtgagggagagagatagtgagggagagagatagagagacagtgagggagagagatagagagatagtgagggagagaaaaaaagagggagaaaagGTGAGGAGAAAGAGCAGTAGTGCCTCAGCTGAGTCAGCATTAACCATAATATCTAAAACAGAAAGCATTAACCATAATATCTAAAACAGAAAGCATTAACCATAATATCTAAAACAGAAAGCATTAACCATAATATCTAAAACAGAAAGCATTAACCATAATATCTAAAACAGAAAGCATTAACCATAATATCTAAAACAGAAAGCATTAACCATAATATCTAAAACAGAAAGCATTAACCATAATATCTAAAACAGAAAGCATTAACCATAATATCTAAAACAGAAAGCATTAACCATAATATCTAAAACAAACAGAGATATTATAAACAGAAAGCATTAACCATAATATGTaaaacagacagagatataaacaGAAAGCATTAACCATAATATGTAAAACAGACAGAGATATTATAAACAGAAAGACATAAAGCAACACGGTTAGGGTATGGTTAGGGTATGGAGGCTTAGGGTATGGAGGGTTAGGGTATGTATGGTTAAAGTATGGAGGGTTAGggtataaagggttagggttagggtatggATGGTAAAAGTATGTAGGGTTAGGGTATGGAAGGTTAGGGTATGCAGGGTTAGGGTATGTATGGTTAGGGTATGTATGGTTAGGGTATGGAGGGTTAGGGTATGAAGGGTTAGGGTATGGAGGGTTAGGGTATGTAGGGTAAGAGTATGTAGGGTTAGAGTATGGAGGGTTAGGGTATGCAGAGTTAGGGTATGTAGGATTAGGGTATGCAAAGTTAGGGTATGTAGGGTTAGAGTATGGAGGGTTAGGGTATGCAAGGTTAGGGTAATGAGGGTTAGAGTATGGAGGGTTAGGGTATGCAGAGTTAGGGTATGGAGGGTTAGGGTATGAAGGGTTAGGGTATGGAGGGTTAGGGTATGTAGGGTAAGAGTATGTCGGGTTAGAATATGGAGGGTTAGGGTATGCAGAGTTAGGGTATGGAGGATTAGGGTatgtagggttagggtaatgaGGGTTAGGGTATGTAGGGTTAGGTTAATGAGGGTTAGGGTatgtagggttagggtaatgaGGGTTAGGGTatgtagggttagggtaatgaGTGTTAGGGTATGCAGAGTTAGTGTATGGAccggtgaagaagccggatgggctgtggttgtgaggccggttgtatgtactaccaaattctctaaaacgacgttggcttatggtagagaaattaacattaaataccctggcaacagctctggtgggcattcctgcagtcagcatgccaattgcacactccctcaaaacatgagacatctgtggcattatcttgtgtgacaaaactgcacattttagactggccttttattgtccccagcacaaggtgctcctgtgtaatgatcatgctgtttaataagcttcttgacacttgtcaggtggatggattattttgtcaaatgagaaatgctcaccaacatggatgtaaacaaatgcattcacaaaatttgagagaaataagctttttgtgcatatggaacatttatgggatcttttatttcagctcatgaaacatgagaccaacactttacgacctgcgtttatatttttgttcagcctATGGCTAGTTAGCCAGCCTTGGCGTTGCTATCTTGCCCTACTTTAGATAAGGGTCAATAGATATATACTTATACATTTTAAACCGCATATTACACACATTATTATAAATTCTAGCTATCTACCTTCTGCGGCGATCATTTATTTTTGTAGTCAGATGTTTCAGATGTTTTCTTCCGGTTCAAGGGCCATGCGCTACAACCGTGATAACCAATCATTGTTAACAGCGGAGCGGCTAACCAATTGATCGCCCTGCGAACAGGAAGTACTCGTCGAGAGAAACGTCCATTCACCTAGGACGACTTAGTTATATTCTACTAAATCGTTTTTTATTGATTTGCTTAGCCATGATTGAGCCAAAGAAGAGACCGGCGGACATGGCTGTGGTTCCTGCCGGTGGAGTCAAGAGGCCCAGGGCCGAGCTGATCGCTGCGGCACAGTCGCAACAACTCGTGGCCATGGTTAGAAAAGAGGGGGGACATCAAAATACAAGGGGAACGTTCCTTTCGCTATCTAGTTTCAGAAAGTTGTTAGCTAGTTATGTTTTCAGTCTTTCGACCAATGGAAAATTCTCTCAAATGCAGCTACGATAAGCTGTGACTGATATGTTGACTGTTTGCTAGCTAAAGGAAGGATATCCAATGTAAATACTGCTAGCAGGAAGCTAATTTAGTTACTGTTGACAAGGATACCGGATAGCATGGACCAGATTGCTAGTGATTCATGCACATACAGGTAACGTGCGAGCCAGTGACTGTGTAATATGACAACATGAtgtcctcctcccttctccagggCCCTCCCCGCAGCTCCAGCCTGCAGGCTCCTATCATGTTGATGTGTGGCCATGAGGGAGAGGTCTACTGCTGCAAGTTCCATCCTAACGGGGCCACACTGGCCTCGTCTGGCTATGACAGGCTCATCTGTAAGTTATACACttactttatatatacagtaccagtcaaaagattggacacacctacttctacatcaaaacgatgaaataacatatggaatcatgtagtaaccagaaaagtgttaaacaaatcaaaatatatgagattctgaagatctcgtacaacgctgtgtactactcacttcacagaacagtgcaaactggctctaatcagaatagaaagagtgggaggccccggtgcacaactgagcaagaggataagtacattcgtgtctagtttgagaaacagacgcctcacaagtcttcattaaatagtacccacaaaacaccagtctcaacgtcaacagtgaagaggcgactccaggatgctggccttctagacagagttgcaaagaaaaagccatatcacagactggccaataaaaataaaagtttaagataggcctctacgcctatgtagatattccataaaaaatctgccgtttccagctacaatagtcatttacaacattaacaatgtctacactgtatttctgataaatttgatgttattttaatggggggggggggaaacatgcttttctttcaaaaacaaggacatttctaagtgaccccaaacttttgaacgtttgtgtacacacacacaccatgctccCGCTCACTTTACTAGTTGGCAACAACACTCATCCATGTCTCTTGTCTATCTACAGTGATGTGGAATGTGTACGGGGACTGTGGTaacttatccccctctctctctacagtgatgtggaATGTGTACGGGGACTGTGGTaacttatccccctctctctctacagtgatgtggaATGTGTACGGGGACTGTGATaacttatccccctctctctctacagtgatgtggaATGTGTACGGGGACTGTGGTaacttatccccctctctctacagtgatgtggaATGTGTACGGGGACTGTGGTaacttatccccctctctctctacagtgatgtggaATGTGTACGGGGACTGTGGTaacttatccccctctctctctacagtgatgtggaATGTGTACGGGGACTGTGATaacttatccccctctctctctacagtgatgtggaATGTGTACGGGGACTGTGGTaacttatccccctctctctctacagtgatgtggaATGTGTACGGGGACTGTGGTaacttatccccctctctctctacagtgatgtggaATGTGTACGGGGACTGTGGTaacttatccccctctctctctacagtgatgtggaATGTGTACGGGGACTGTGGTaacttatccccctctctctctacagtgatgtggaATGTGTACGGGGACTGTGGTaacttatccccctctctctctacagtgatgtggaATGTGTACGGGCACTGTGATaacttatccccctctctctctacagtgatgtggaATGTGTACGGGGACTGTGGTaacttatccccctctctctctacagtgatgtggaATGTGTACGGGCACTGTGATaacttatccccctctctctctacagtgatgtggaATGTGTACGGGGACTGTGGTaacttatccccctctctctctacagtgatgtggaATGTGTACGGGGACTGTGATaacttatccccctctctctctacagtgatgtggaATGTGTACGGGGACTGTGGTaacttatccccctctctctctacagtgatgtggaATGTGTACGGGGACTGTGGTaacttatccccctctctctctacagtgatgtggaATGTGTACGGGGACTGTGGTaacttatccccctctctctctacagtgatgtggaATGTGTACGGGGACTGTGGTaacttatccccctctctctctacagtgatgtggaATGTGTACGGGGACTGTGGTaacttatccccctctctctctacagtgatgtggaATGTGTACGGGGACTGTGGTaacttatccccctctctctctacagtgatgtggaATGTGTACGGGGACTGTGGTaacttatccccctctctctctacagtgatgtggaATGTGTACGGGGACTGTGGTaacttatccccctctctctacagtgatgtggaATGTGTACGGGGACTGTGGTaacttatccccctctctctctctacagtgatgtggaATGTGTACGGGGACTGTGGTaacttatccccctctctctctacagtgatgtggaATGTGTACGGGGACTGTGGTaacttatccccctctctctctacagtgatgtggaATGTGTACGGGGACTGTGGTaacttatccccctctctctctacagtgatgtggaATGTGTACGGGGACTGTGGTaacttatccccctctctctctacagtgatgtggaATGTGTACGGGGACTGTGGTaacttatccccctctctctctacagtgatgtggaATGTGTACGGGGACTGTGGTaacttatccccctctctctctacagtgatgtggaATGTGTACGGGGACTGTGGTaacttatccccctctctctctacagtgatgtggaATGTGTACGGGGACTGTGGTaacttatccccctctctctctacagtgatgtggaATGTGTACGGGGACTGTGGTaacttatccccctctctctctacagtgatgtggaATGTGTACGGGGACTGTGATAACTTTGCCACCCTGAAGGGACACAGTGGTGCTGTGATGGAGCTTCACTACAACACAGACGGCAGGTAGGATACACGACACAACATACgactcacacacaacacacactcacacacaacacacacacacaacacacactcacacacacaaaacacactcacacacaaaacacactcacacacactcacacacaacacactcacacacaacacaacacacacaacacacacaacacactcacacacaacacacacacacacaacacactcgcTCAGGTCAGGAAAAACGTGATGTTGTGTGCCGGTTCTTGTTCTAGTCGTTGACAACACGTTGGGAGAATATGACGTGTGTTTTCTGACCCTATCCCTGAGTGCAGCCTGCTGTTCAGTGCCAGCACAGACAAGACTGTGGGAGTGTGGGACAGTGAGACGGGCGAGAGGATCAAGCGTCTGAAAGGTCACACCTCCTTCGTTAACTCCTGCTACCCTGCTCGCCGCGGGCCTCAGCTCGTCTGTACCGGCAGCGACGACGGAACCGTCAAGGTAACCATGGCGACCAATGTTCTTCAACCCTGGTCCCAGACAGCTACCTGTGTGTGCAGGCTTTAGTTCCAGCTTGGTACTAACACACCTGTTTACCTGATCTTTTAATTGAAAAGTGCTTTATCGAGGAACAGTAAAGAATTGACCTACTGTGATATCATCTCaactagctatctgaagatgaatgcacttaactgtaagtcgctctggataagagcctctgctaaataaCTAACATGTAAATGTGTTCATGTTGGGCTGGAACTAAAGCCCACCACGCAGATCCTGGGGAGTGTTGGCTAACTGCTGTTCTAGCTGTGGGGCGTCAGTCAGGTGTGTGTTGTAGCTGTGGGGCGTCAGTCAGGTGTGTGTTGTAGCTGTGGGGCgtcagtcaggtgtgtgtgttctagcTGTGGGGCgtcagtcaggtgtgtgtgttgtagctgtGGGGCgtcagtcaggtgtgtgtgttgtagctgtGGGGCgtcagtcaggtgtgtgtgttgtagctgtGGGGCgtcagtcagttgtgtgtgtgtgtgtgttgtagctgtGGGGCGTCAGTCAGGTGTGTGTTGTAGCTGTGGGGCGTCAGTCAGGTGTGTGTTGTAGCTGTGGGGCGTCAGTCAGGTGTGTGTTGTAGCTGTGGGGCgtcagtcaggtgtgtgtgttgtagctgtGGGGCgtcagtcaggtgtgtgtgtgttgtagctgtGGGGCgtcagtcaggtgtgtgtgttgcagcTGTAGGTCAtcagtctggtgtgtgtgtgtgtgtgtgtgttgtagctgtGGGACATCCGTAAGAAGGGGGCGGTCCATACGTTCCAGAACACCTACCAGGTGTTGGCCGTCACATTCAACGACACCAGCGACCAGATCCTGTCTGGAGGCATCGACAACGACATcaaggtacgtgtgtgtgtgtgtgtgtgtgtggggggcatGGCTACTGTGTCATACGCCGTGACATCATTCGTCACATTGAAAGATCCAATCTAGCTAGTCCAGAGGTGTGAGGAATGAATCACGGAATGGCATGCTCCATCAGAACTCAATCCAAACTAATAAAAAGGCCATTAATAATTATACTGGGATTATTGATCAGGTGGTGGCTGTGTAGTGGAGACATAGTGAGCAACACAGTGcagagctcccgagtggcgcagcggtctaaggcattgcatcgcaatgctagaggcgtcactacagaccctggttcgattccgggctgtatcacaactggccgtgattgggagtcccatagggaccGACCGTCAGAggatctggagagagggagggagggagggaaatgaaACCGACCGTCAGAGgatctggagggagggagggagggagggagggagggaaatgaaACCGACCGTCAGAggatctggagagagggagggagggagggaaatgaaACCGACCGTCAGAGgatctggagggagggagactggatGATCAAAATGACCTGAAATAGATTAATGAAGTGAAAGGATCAGGGAGATGGATGCCAGACTCACCCAACATCTCTTTTCGGTGCTTGAGGGAGCGATAGGTCTGACAGCATGCAAGCAGTCGGGGGCTCCTGGTTGGCTGGTGCATGTGGGCCTGAAGCAGGGCAACTGTCTCCTGCTGACAGGTTTTCTGAGGCTTACTGTGGTCGCCTGGGTAGCTGAGCAGAAGATATTCACAATCAAAGATGTGATGATGACAGTGGCCTGTCATAATGCATTCTTCCAACCACAGACATTCAAAGTAAATGGTAATGGGGAAAGGTGGTTAAAAATTACTCGTCATTTACATATATGCTGAATCATCAGAtataatcacattttatttgtcacgttcgccgaatacaacaggtgtagtgtagaccttaccgtgaaacgcttacttacaagcccttaaccaacaatgcagtttttagaAAAATAAGATTTAAGacgaaaaatatttactaaattaactaaagtaaaaaataacaataacgaggctatatacagggggtatcgagtcagtgtgtgggggtacaggttagttgaggtaatttgtacatgtaggtaggggtaaagtgactctgcatagataataaacagcaagtagcagcagtgtaaaaacaaagggggggtcgatgtaaatagtcctggtagccattcgattagctgttcagcagtcttatggcttggggttagaagctgttcagaacccttttggacctagacttggcgctctggtaccgcttactgtgcggtagtagagagaacagtctatgactagggtgactggagtctttggcaatttttagggcgtTTCTCTGActagcactaccctctgtagcgccttgcggtcggaggccgagcagttgccataacaggcggtgatgcaaccagtcaggatgctctcgatggtgcagatgtataactttttgaggatctgaggacccattccaaatcttttcagtctcctgagggggaatgggttttgtcgtgccctcttcacgactgtcttggtgtgtttggaccatgatagtttgttggtgatgtggacaccaaggaacttgaagctcccaacctactccactacagccctgtcaatgagaatggggtcgtgctcggtcctccttttcctatagtccacaatcatctcctttgtcttgatcacgttgcgggagaggttgttgtcctggcaccacattccCAGGTCTccgacctccctataggctgtcttgtcggtgatcaggcctaccactgttgtcatctgcaaacttaatgatggtgttggagtcgtgcctggccatgcagtcatgggtgaacagggagtacaggaggggactaagcatgtacccctgaggggcccccgtgttgaggatcagcagggcagatgtgttgttacctacccttaccagcttgggggggcccgtcaggaagtccaggatccagttgcagagggaggtgtttagtcccaggatccttagcttagtgatgagctttgtgggcactatggtgttgaacgcctagctgtagtcaattaatagcattctcacataggtgttccttttgtccaggtgggaaagggaagtgtggagtgcaatagattgcatcatctgttggggcggtattcaaattggagtgggtttagggtttccgggatgatggtgttgatgtgagccgtgaccagcctttcaaagcatttcatggctacagatgtgagtgctacgggtcggtagtcagttaggcaggttaccttggtgttcttgggcacaaggactatggtgggctgcttgaaacatgtaggtattactgagtcggccagggacaggttgaacatgtcagtgaagacacttgccagttggtcagtgcgtGCTCGGAGTAACCGTCCTGGTAATCCTTATGGCCCtgcgaatgttgacctgtttaaagggctTACACTCGTATTCTAcggcgagcgtgatcacacagtcgtccggaacagctggtgctctcatgcatgcttcggTGTTGCTTACCTCGACGCGCACATtgtcatttagctc
This region of Salvelinus namaycush isolate Seneca chromosome 32, SaNama_1.0, whole genome shotgun sequence genomic DNA includes:
- the LOC120026959 gene encoding U5 small nuclear ribonucleoprotein 40 kDa protein-like, which gives rise to MIEPKKRPADMAVVPAGGVKRPRAELIAAAQSQQLVAMGPPRSSSLQAPIMLMCGHEGEVYCCKFHPNGATLASSGYDRLILMWNVYGDCDNFATLKGHSGAVMELHYNTDGSLLFSASTDKTVGVWDSETGERIKRLKGHTSFVNSCYPARRGPQLVCTGSDDGTVKLWDIRKKGAVHTFQNTYQVLAVTFNDTSDQILSGGIDNDIKVWDLRQNKMIYGMHGHGDSLTGLCLSSEGSYLLSNSMDNTVRIWDVRPFAPKERCVKIFQGNIHNFEKNLLRCSWSADGSRIAAGSADRFVYVWDTTSRRILYKLPGHAGSVNEVAFHPEEPIVLSGASDKRLYMGEIQ